The Trichocoleus sp. FACHB-46 genome has a segment encoding these proteins:
- a CDS encoding HAD-IIIA family hydrolase: MYAFGVPVGWDEGAGDRVAVFLDRDGVLNVEAGYIHNVEDLHLVPGAAEAVRRLNNQGLFCCLVSNQSGPARNYYPISHVEALHQRLCTLLHQESGARLDALYFCPTLSLPEGGINPDLASWSTWRKPNTGMLIAAAWEHNLDISRSFMVGDKATDIDMAHNAGCTGILVQTGFGDRVLVGEYQHHTRPDYIAADLPAAAEWILKQLATQPLN, translated from the coding sequence ATGTACGCCTTTGGCGTTCCCGTAGGGTGGGATGAAGGAGCAGGAGATAGGGTTGCGGTTTTTTTGGACCGTGATGGTGTCCTCAATGTTGAGGCTGGCTACATTCACAATGTCGAAGATTTGCATCTGGTCCCAGGTGCGGCCGAAGCAGTGCGGCGGTTGAATAACCAAGGCTTATTTTGCTGCTTGGTGTCCAATCAATCGGGGCCAGCCCGCAACTACTACCCAATTAGCCATGTCGAGGCTTTACACCAACGGCTCTGCACTCTCTTGCACCAAGAGTCGGGGGCCCGCTTAGATGCCTTGTATTTTTGTCCTACCTTAAGCCTCCCGGAAGGTGGGATAAATCCAGATTTAGCGAGCTGGAGCACCTGGCGTAAGCCCAATACAGGCATGCTGATTGCGGCAGCATGGGAGCATAACCTCGACATCAGCCGTAGTTTCATGGTCGGAGATAAAGCGACAGACATTGATATGGCCCATAATGCTGGCTGTACGGGCATTCTCGTCCAGACTGGGTTTGGCGATCGCGTCTTAGTTGGCGAGTACCAACATCACACCCGCCCCGATTACATTGCCGCCGATCTCCCTGCTGCTGCTGAATGGATTCTCAAACAGCTAGCTACACAGCCACTAAATTAA
- a CDS encoding alpha/beta hydrolase → MVTRRFFDSLPFSWEGKSAETIQNDCCWLESITRNAAPFSDWWTKARIVQLAYPTPPHPPATTAEHLPTYAGLGSETAIAEVLQSLCSPEKYPDFHRKVNVEFVTETLNCWKLRQFSQAISRNFEVYADLEHPNTFLVTSTAPVSLEVDRQLPPSHRFRPLFNVDEFARIVQERDAKRISLRTHGYSSPASGFYESFTNEADELNRPDPATHARTLQDDHFYIGYQWPSEQPVTSPGLWADYRSHLGIVFKFLFVVSGIAGIFGTLLYIFLKLFGIPVLKLLGLLPGVAQVWEWTDFVDTVDLAVQWYWIVPTIFLLWTIVFLLLRVVVYLRDRYRAIHYGAPDLAEFFWRLDRALSNLAKSASNSPQAIETNAPTTSDRQLSLNLIGHSMGGLLVVTVLRILSDRFGKDDQGSLLPDPSSPVGEEADSIGEHLRLDTLILASPDIPLEFMREGRNNYVRSAMRRCRRIYLMSSDRDIVLRYLSTVSNWFSEPSIQMAGMRLGNLYLKPIRVSGSIQYRPYIRIMVHSERAVQPTSSYELFRKFNYLDCSEMRGDQGTGGVNAVAFSLNRFNGLLIDLINTTLFLFSIKKLDVHGGYFQTNTRSFQILKFLLTANFLADEVIKGEIEAMIAGTPIKFLPSESWVMPTSTADSTATGT, encoded by the coding sequence ATGGTTACTCGGCGCTTTTTCGACAGTCTACCGTTCTCGTGGGAAGGAAAATCTGCTGAAACCATTCAGAATGATTGTTGTTGGCTAGAATCCATTACGCGCAATGCGGCCCCATTTTCTGACTGGTGGACTAAAGCGCGGATTGTTCAGCTGGCTTATCCTACACCTCCCCATCCGCCAGCCACGACAGCAGAGCACTTGCCAACTTATGCGGGGTTAGGCTCGGAAACAGCGATCGCCGAAGTTTTGCAGAGCTTATGCAGCCCAGAGAAGTATCCTGACTTTCATCGCAAAGTGAATGTTGAGTTTGTGACGGAAACGCTCAACTGTTGGAAGTTGCGCCAGTTTTCTCAAGCAATTAGCCGCAACTTTGAGGTTTACGCCGATCTTGAGCATCCTAATACTTTTTTGGTGACGAGTACCGCTCCGGTTTCGCTAGAGGTCGATCGCCAACTGCCTCCTTCACACCGATTTCGGCCTCTGTTCAACGTCGATGAATTCGCTCGGATCGTTCAGGAGCGTGATGCTAAGCGGATTAGCCTTAGAACTCATGGCTATTCCAGCCCTGCTTCAGGTTTTTACGAATCGTTTACCAATGAAGCCGACGAGCTAAACCGTCCTGACCCCGCGACCCACGCCCGAACGCTACAGGACGACCACTTTTACATCGGCTACCAATGGCCGAGCGAACAGCCTGTGACTAGTCCTGGTTTGTGGGCTGACTACCGCAGCCATCTCGGCATTGTTTTCAAGTTTTTATTTGTGGTGAGCGGGATTGCGGGAATTTTTGGCACGCTGCTCTACATTTTTTTGAAGCTGTTCGGCATTCCAGTACTGAAGTTGCTGGGGTTGCTACCTGGCGTTGCTCAAGTATGGGAGTGGACCGATTTTGTGGACACCGTCGATTTGGCGGTGCAGTGGTACTGGATTGTGCCCACCATATTTCTGTTGTGGACGATTGTATTTCTGCTCTTGCGAGTTGTAGTATACTTGCGCGATCGCTATCGAGCGATTCACTATGGCGCGCCAGATTTAGCTGAGTTTTTCTGGCGGTTGGACCGAGCCTTAAGCAACCTCGCCAAGAGCGCATCTAATTCGCCTCAGGCAATAGAGACAAATGCACCAACCACAAGCGATCGCCAACTCAGCCTCAATCTCATCGGTCACAGCATGGGTGGGCTTTTGGTGGTCACTGTGCTGCGAATTTTGTCCGATCGCTTTGGCAAAGATGACCAAGGTAGCTTACTGCCTGACCCCAGCAGCCCAGTGGGTGAGGAAGCCGACAGCATTGGCGAGCATCTGCGCTTAGACACGTTGATTTTGGCCTCACCAGATATTCCCTTGGAATTTATGCGAGAGGGCCGCAACAATTATGTGCGATCGGCGATGCGGCGCTGTCGGCGAATTTATTTGATGTCGAGCGATCGCGATATTGTGTTGCGCTATCTGTCTACGGTGAGCAACTGGTTTAGTGAGCCGAGTATTCAGATGGCGGGGATGCGGTTGGGCAATCTGTACCTGAAGCCGATTCGGGTCAGCGGCAGTATCCAGTATCGGCCTTACATTCGCATCATGGTGCATTCGGAACGGGCGGTGCAACCAACTTCGTCTTATGAGCTGTTCCGCAAGTTCAACTATCTAGATTGCTCGGAGATGCGGGGTGACCAAGGAACGGGTGGCGTGAATGCGGTAGCTTTTTCGCTGAATCGGTTTAATGGTCTGCTGATTGACCTGATCAACACAACACTATTTTTGTTTAGCATCAAAAAGCTGGATGTGCATGGCGGTTATTTTCAAACCAACACGCGATCGTTTCAAATTCTCAAGTTCTTACTCACGGCCAACTTTTTGGCGGATGAGGTGATTAAGGGTGAAATCGAAGCGATGATTGCGGGGACTCCGATTAAGTTTTTGCCGAGTGAGTCTTGGGTGATGCCAACGTCAACTGCTGACTCAACCGCAACTGGAACTTGA
- a CDS encoding two-component system response regulator, translated as MQSISSYVLVLSQQSDDLDVLKSLLDRLCCAVSVASSEAQAVAQANREPPYLVILSGDRHRWSRGLVHHLRSMTRTCNTTIVALTDCHAPSWLPQEENPGFDGFLVKPISGDILSSLVQSAKVRRSCLVKS; from the coding sequence ATGCAATCAATTTCGAGTTATGTGTTGGTTCTGAGCCAACAATCAGATGATTTAGATGTCTTAAAGTCTCTACTAGACCGACTGTGTTGTGCTGTCAGTGTGGCTAGCTCAGAAGCACAGGCCGTAGCTCAAGCCAATCGAGAACCACCTTATCTAGTAATTTTGTCAGGCGATCGCCACCGATGGTCACGAGGCTTGGTTCATCATTTGCGCAGCATGACTCGGACTTGTAACACGACAATTGTGGCCCTTACCGATTGTCATGCTCCTAGCTGGCTACCACAGGAAGAAAATCCAGGATTTGATGGCTTTTTAGTCAAACCGATCAGTGGCGATATCCTTTCCTCGTTAGTGCAATCAGCTAAAGTTCGACGCAGTTGTTTGGTAAAGAGTTGA
- a CDS encoding CRR6 family NdhI maturation factor → MTITISLKPEHFNSLDVSPVQTVIEKLIREGAIATSEQQITFEIEYPREPEDPRELPEIPEIRLWFVRLDAAYPWLPFLLDWKAGELARYTAMLVPHQFHRVEGIQYNPEALELFVMKKVFTLADWLKQYGIPSKARVKSMAQMFGYELDDEFFNLVAV, encoded by the coding sequence ATGACAATCACAATTTCGCTCAAGCCTGAACATTTCAATAGCCTAGATGTATCGCCCGTGCAAACTGTGATTGAGAAACTCATTCGAGAGGGGGCGATCGCGACTTCAGAACAGCAGATCACCTTTGAAATTGAATATCCACGTGAGCCTGAAGATCCCAGGGAGTTGCCCGAAATTCCTGAAATTCGCCTGTGGTTTGTGCGATTGGATGCGGCTTATCCTTGGTTGCCCTTTTTGCTCGACTGGAAGGCGGGAGAACTGGCTCGCTATACCGCCATGCTAGTGCCTCACCAATTTCATCGCGTCGAGGGCATCCAGTACAACCCAGAGGCTTTGGAGTTGTTTGTGATGAAAAAGGTGTTTACCTTGGCGGATTGGCTGAAGCAGTATGGCATCCCCAGCAAAGCCCGCGTCAAATCGATGGCTCAGATGTTTGGTTATGAGCTAGATGACGAATTTTTTAATTTAGTGGCTGTGTAG
- a CDS encoding glycosyltransferase family 9 protein produces MRVLALVPGGIGDQLLFFPTLDDLKRAYPDAQIDIVVEPRAKDAYRVCKSVHDIIPFDFKQNNSLADWGNLLGIIRDREYDIALSLGQRWAIGLLLWLTGIPTRVGYAAGGARFLTNPVSLKQEQYAAQMYHDLLQGLNISGASSEITINVPKKDIEWAEAEQKRLGIQESGYVLIHGGSSKLSKAKGIDKIYPVKNWQKIIQDFRKRQPNLPIVVVQGPDDAEFVTELQAAVSDVKVTKPSDIGKLAAMIAAANLMLCTDSAPMHLAVAVKTFTLALFGPTNPDKLLPQTNGSGETRFVGIKSPTGKMADITPETVLKKVWGS; encoded by the coding sequence ATGCGAGTACTGGCCCTTGTCCCTGGCGGGATCGGCGATCAACTTCTGTTCTTCCCGACCCTCGATGACCTAAAACGGGCATACCCCGATGCCCAGATTGATATTGTCGTGGAACCCCGCGCCAAAGATGCTTACAGAGTCTGTAAGTCTGTTCACGACATCATTCCTTTCGACTTCAAACAAAACAATAGTTTGGCAGACTGGGGCAACCTGCTCGGTATCATTCGCGATCGCGAGTACGATATTGCCTTGTCACTCGGTCAGCGTTGGGCGATCGGGCTGTTGCTTTGGCTTACTGGCATTCCCACGCGGGTTGGTTACGCAGCGGGTGGGGCTCGTTTCTTAACTAACCCAGTGTCGCTGAAGCAAGAGCAGTATGCCGCTCAGATGTACCATGACCTCTTGCAAGGTCTTAACATCTCTGGGGCATCTTCCGAAATCACCATTAATGTTCCTAAAAAAGATATTGAGTGGGCCGAAGCGGAGCAAAAGCGCTTAGGTATTCAGGAAAGTGGTTATGTCCTGATTCACGGTGGATCCAGCAAACTGTCTAAAGCTAAAGGTATTGATAAAATTTACCCGGTGAAAAACTGGCAAAAGATTATTCAAGATTTCCGAAAACGGCAACCCAATCTCCCTATTGTGGTGGTGCAAGGGCCAGATGATGCGGAGTTTGTCACTGAGCTACAGGCAGCAGTCTCAGATGTAAAAGTGACCAAACCGAGTGATATTGGCAAACTGGCAGCCATGATTGCGGCGGCTAACCTGATGCTCTGCACCGACAGCGCCCCGATGCATCTCGCGGTTGCCGTCAAAACCTTCACGCTAGCGCTGTTTGGGCCTACCAACCCTGACAAACTCCTCCCTCAAACCAACGGTTCGGGAGAAACTCGCTTCGTGGGCATCAAATCTCCTACTGGCAAGATGGCAGACATCACACCAGAAACGGTCCTCAAGAAAGTTTGGGGCAGTTAG
- the thyX gene encoding FAD-dependent thymidylate synthase has translation MQRFQVEVLRATSNPQQAIYLAMHQDYSEAWVYGERDRWPDEAKCGELITKNLLAGNRGHYGPLEHPQIILNCGWFPHSTMQQIRTHRVGVSFDVQSFRYTGQRIIDVVEGKRDVEDVFYLRPLGFYTDRQGKRYEYTEELRKQDLEWCFAGCERYKLRIDQGFSEEHARSLIPFDVRQHWVMSANVRSLMHLIDLRWKADAQLEAQKLCELIWPHFQAWVPAIAEWYETNRLKKARLAP, from the coding sequence ATGCAGAGATTCCAGGTTGAAGTCCTGAGGGCAACCTCAAATCCTCAACAGGCGATTTATTTAGCCATGCACCAGGACTACAGCGAAGCCTGGGTCTACGGAGAGCGCGATCGCTGGCCTGATGAAGCCAAATGTGGCGAGCTAATCACCAAAAACTTACTAGCCGGAAATCGGGGTCACTACGGCCCCCTAGAGCATCCGCAAATTATCCTCAACTGCGGCTGGTTCCCTCACTCCACCATGCAGCAAATTCGTACTCATCGCGTGGGCGTCTCTTTTGATGTTCAATCCTTCCGTTATACAGGCCAGCGAATTATCGATGTTGTAGAGGGCAAACGAGATGTTGAGGATGTTTTCTATCTACGTCCCCTAGGCTTTTACACCGATCGCCAAGGCAAGCGCTACGAATACACAGAAGAACTGAGAAAGCAAGATTTGGAGTGGTGCTTTGCAGGTTGCGAACGCTACAAACTGCGGATCGACCAAGGTTTCTCTGAGGAACATGCCCGCAGCCTAATTCCCTTTGATGTGCGGCAACATTGGGTGATGTCGGCCAACGTGCGATCGCTGATGCATCTGATCGACCTCCGTTGGAAAGCAGATGCCCAACTAGAAGCCCAAAAGCTCTGTGAACTCATTTGGCCTCACTTCCAGGCTTGGGTTCCGGCGATCGCAGAGTGGTATGAAACCAACCGTTTAAAGAAAGCTCGCTTAGCGCCATAG
- a CDS encoding two-component regulator propeller domain-containing protein, whose product MAALRTHIGVIFGATLLWLGLPGVIGQFNGLASRTLAQSAVGGSAPVYPREAPPLRVRPLPSDRQSQETETLGADFRVPALQAGSTGSLWVGSWQGLARINPNTGNILARIKLPNYTIGALAQDKVGRIWVGTYTGLLRVDPRSNETTAQNFSLPSNRVLSLLTDRRGYLWVGTDRGLALISPDQGLLMTTVKDLPGVSANALSLDPQGQLWVGTLEGLVQINTANGFILRQQPDVPGTTVQALTLGPRGTLWAGTPNALLEVDPRTGQVLRSVTQLRGRNVISVQFDKVGSLWVGTTKGLVRVNPYNGAIAGQIPNLPSDEILALSPDTGNKVWVGTSEGLGWVSLTTGESKSHLAFTRQDAESQNQAQQP is encoded by the coding sequence ATGGCAGCTTTGCGAACTCATATTGGTGTGATTTTTGGTGCCACATTGCTATGGCTAGGTTTGCCGGGGGTAATTGGTCAATTTAACGGGCTAGCTAGCCGTACCTTGGCTCAATCAGCAGTTGGAGGTAGCGCGCCCGTTTACCCCAGAGAAGCGCCACCCCTCCGCGTGAGGCCGCTACCTAGCGATCGTCAATCACAAGAAACTGAAACCCTGGGAGCAGATTTCCGGGTGCCTGCCTTACAGGCAGGCTCTACAGGCAGTTTGTGGGTGGGGTCTTGGCAGGGTTTAGCCCGGATTAACCCCAACACAGGCAACATTTTGGCGCGAATTAAACTGCCAAACTACACCATTGGAGCCTTGGCCCAAGACAAAGTGGGACGGATTTGGGTAGGAACTTATACAGGTCTGTTGCGCGTTGACCCCCGGAGCAATGAAACGACCGCCCAAAATTTCTCCCTACCTTCTAACCGGGTCTTGTCGCTGCTAACCGATCGCCGGGGTTATTTGTGGGTGGGGACCGATCGCGGTTTGGCACTGATTAGCCCTGACCAAGGGCTGCTGATGACCACCGTGAAAGATTTGCCAGGGGTGAGTGCCAATGCTTTAAGCCTCGACCCGCAAGGGCAACTGTGGGTGGGCACTTTAGAAGGTTTGGTGCAGATCAATACTGCCAATGGCTTTATCCTCAGACAACAGCCGGATGTGCCCGGAACCACAGTTCAAGCTTTGACGCTGGGTCCTAGAGGAACTTTGTGGGCTGGCACTCCTAATGCGCTGCTCGAAGTTGACCCTAGGACTGGCCAAGTACTGCGATCGGTGACTCAGCTACGGGGTCGCAATGTCATATCGGTACAGTTCGATAAAGTGGGGAGTCTTTGGGTTGGCACCACTAAGGGTTTGGTGCGGGTCAATCCTTACAACGGAGCGATCGCGGGTCAAATCCCTAACTTGCCTTCTGATGAAATTTTGGCCCTCTCTCCTGACACGGGCAACAAAGTGTGGGTAGGCACTAGTGAAGGCTTGGGCTGGGTCAGCTTGACGACTGGCGAATCTAAATCGCACTTAGCTTTTACTCGTCAAGATGCTGAATCTCAAAATCAAGCTCAACAGCCCTAA
- a CDS encoding polysaccharide deacetylase family protein, whose translation MQLAPLYPVLYQLLKPAFPGCLWSGHCSSPAIALTFDDGPHPEYTPQLLEVLNTYNIPASFFWLGACVDQAPAVAQSVYEQGYWIGLHGYNHRAFPKLTPAALKQSLEQTQNAIAQACHLDLAYVQQHVTDVRPPNGFFTPQTLNLLKNWGYRPVMWSVVPEDWERPGISIVTQRVLKQVQQGSLIVLHDGYFGGVDVAATVAELIPLLLQLGYHFVTVDQLWQMQSQHYNK comes from the coding sequence ATGCAGCTTGCTCCTCTCTATCCAGTCTTATATCAGCTCCTCAAGCCTGCTTTTCCAGGTTGTCTCTGGAGTGGTCATTGTAGCTCACCCGCGATCGCCCTTACGTTTGATGATGGACCTCACCCGGAGTACACCCCTCAGCTTTTAGAAGTCCTCAATACCTACAATATTCCAGCGAGTTTTTTTTGGCTCGGTGCTTGTGTCGATCAAGCGCCCGCTGTGGCTCAAAGTGTTTACGAACAAGGCTACTGGATTGGCTTACACGGTTACAATCATCGAGCTTTTCCCAAACTGACCCCAGCAGCCCTAAAGCAAAGCTTGGAGCAAACTCAAAACGCGATCGCCCAAGCTTGTCATTTGGATCTAGCTTATGTACAGCAGCATGTGACCGATGTGCGGCCACCTAATGGCTTTTTTACCCCTCAAACCTTAAACCTGCTAAAAAATTGGGGTTATCGCCCTGTGATGTGGAGTGTAGTTCCAGAAGATTGGGAACGACCTGGCATTTCCATCGTGACGCAGCGAGTACTTAAACAAGTGCAACAGGGTTCGCTGATTGTTCTGCACGATGGCTATTTTGGGGGAGTTGACGTGGCAGCCACAGTAGCTGAGCTGATTCCTCTACTTCTACAACTCGGTTATCACTTTGTTACGGTCGATCAACTTTGGCAGATGCAAAGCCAACACTACAATAAATAA
- a CDS encoding form I ribulose bisphosphate carboxylase large subunit: MSYSQSKTQTKTGYQAGVKDYRLTYYTPDYTPKDTDVLAAFRVTPQPGVPPEEAGAAVAAESSTGTWTTVWTDLLTDLDRYKGRCYDIEPVPGEDNQYFCYVAYPLDLFEEGSVTNMLTSIVGNVFGFKALRALRLEDMRIPVAYLKTFQGPPHGIQVERDKLNKYGRPLLGCTIKPKLGLSAKNYGRAVYECLRGGLDFTKDDENINSQPFMRWRDRFLFVQEAIEKAQAETGEIKGHYLNVTAPTCEQMMQRAEFAKEIGTPIIMHDYLTGGFTANTTLARWCRDNGVLLHIHRAMHAVIDRQKNHGIHFRVLAKCLRMSGGDHLHSGTVVGKLEGEKAITMGFVDLMRENYVEQDRSRGIFFTQDWASMPGVMPVASGGIHIWHMPALVEIFGDDSCLQFGGGTLGHPWGNAPGATANRVALEACIQARNEGRNLMREGGDVIREACKWSPELATACELWKEIKFEFEAMDTL; this comes from the coding sequence ATGTCATATTCGCAAAGTAAGACTCAGACAAAAACTGGGTATCAGGCTGGTGTTAAAGATTATCGCCTGACCTATTACACCCCAGACTACACACCCAAAGATACAGACGTGTTGGCTGCTTTCCGGGTAACTCCTCAGCCTGGCGTTCCTCCCGAAGAAGCTGGCGCGGCTGTAGCTGCTGAGTCTTCCACAGGTACTTGGACCACTGTATGGACCGACTTGCTGACCGACCTCGATCGCTACAAGGGTCGTTGCTACGATATCGAGCCCGTTCCTGGTGAAGACAACCAGTACTTCTGCTACGTCGCTTACCCTCTCGACCTGTTCGAAGAAGGTTCTGTGACCAACATGTTGACCTCGATTGTAGGTAACGTGTTTGGTTTCAAAGCACTCCGGGCTCTGCGTCTTGAAGACATGCGGATTCCTGTTGCTTACTTGAAGACCTTCCAAGGTCCTCCCCACGGGATTCAAGTTGAGCGCGACAAACTGAACAAGTACGGTCGTCCTCTGTTGGGTTGCACCATCAAGCCTAAGCTTGGTTTGTCTGCTAAGAACTACGGTCGTGCCGTTTACGAGTGTCTACGTGGTGGTCTCGACTTCACCAAAGACGACGAAAACATCAACTCTCAGCCTTTCATGCGCTGGCGCGATCGCTTCCTGTTCGTTCAAGAAGCAATTGAAAAAGCTCAAGCTGAAACTGGCGAGATCAAGGGTCACTACCTCAACGTGACTGCTCCTACCTGTGAGCAAATGATGCAGCGGGCTGAATTCGCCAAAGAAATCGGCACCCCCATCATCATGCATGACTACCTCACTGGTGGTTTCACTGCAAACACCACCCTGGCTCGCTGGTGCCGTGATAATGGAGTTCTGCTCCATATTCACCGTGCTATGCACGCGGTTATTGACCGTCAGAAGAACCACGGTATTCACTTCCGCGTTTTGGCGAAGTGCTTACGGATGTCCGGTGGTGACCACCTGCACTCCGGTACCGTTGTAGGTAAGCTCGAAGGTGAAAAAGCGATCACCATGGGCTTCGTTGACCTGATGCGTGAGAACTACGTGGAGCAAGACCGCTCTCGTGGTATTTTCTTCACCCAAGACTGGGCTTCCATGCCTGGTGTAATGCCTGTGGCTTCTGGTGGTATCCATATTTGGCACATGCCAGCGCTGGTAGAAATCTTTGGTGATGACTCCTGCTTGCAGTTCGGTGGTGGTACCCTCGGTCACCCCTGGGGTAACGCACCTGGTGCAACCGCTAACCGCGTGGCTTTGGAAGCTTGTATCCAAGCTCGTAACGAAGGTCGCAACTTGATGCGTGAAGGCGGCGACGTCATCCGTGAAGCTTGCAAGTGGAGCCCTGAATTGGCGACCGCCTGCGAACTCTGGAAAGAAATCAAGTTCGAATTCGAGGCAATGGACACTCTCTAA
- a CDS encoding SDR family NAD(P)-dependent oxidoreductase yields MSKRLAGKVAVVTGGSKGLGQAFAKRLAEDGADVAIAATSLATETEEIVKATGQRAIAQICDVTDPESVAEFAAVVQAQLGKCDILVNNAGIYPFHAFDEMSFEDWRKVLAVSLDGTFLMCKAFIPGMKERQFGRIINLTSTANWLVIPNLAHYNAAKMGVIGLTRALATEMGEFGITVNAVAPGLVRTGTTEAGPQLHMFDPIAQMQAIKRTAVPDEIVGAVSFLACQDAALITGQTLAIDGGLVRL; encoded by the coding sequence ATGAGTAAAAGATTGGCAGGTAAAGTGGCTGTGGTGACGGGTGGCTCTAAAGGTTTGGGGCAAGCCTTTGCCAAGCGACTGGCCGAAGATGGAGCTGATGTCGCGATCGCCGCCACCTCACTCGCCACCGAGACCGAAGAAATAGTTAAAGCAACAGGACAACGGGCGATCGCGCAAATTTGTGACGTTACTGATCCTGAATCTGTCGCTGAGTTTGCAGCGGTAGTGCAAGCGCAACTGGGAAAATGCGACATTCTGGTCAACAACGCAGGCATTTATCCCTTTCATGCTTTTGATGAGATGAGCTTTGAAGATTGGCGCAAAGTGCTAGCTGTAAGCTTGGATGGCACATTCCTCATGTGCAAAGCCTTTATTCCAGGCATGAAAGAGCGTCAGTTTGGCCGCATTATTAACCTCACTTCCACCGCTAATTGGCTAGTGATTCCCAACCTGGCTCACTACAACGCCGCCAAAATGGGTGTGATCGGCTTAACCAGAGCCTTAGCCACCGAAATGGGAGAATTTGGCATTACCGTCAACGCAGTTGCTCCAGGCTTAGTCCGCACAGGCACCACAGAAGCAGGACCACAACTGCATATGTTTGACCCGATCGCCCAGATGCAAGCAATCAAACGAACTGCTGTCCCCGACGAGATCGTTGGTGCTGTCTCATTTCTCGCCTGCCAGGATGCCGCCTTGATCACCGGACAAACCCTAGCGATCGATGGTGGCTTAGTGCGGTTGTGA
- the ispD gene encoding 2-C-methyl-D-erythritol 4-phosphate cytidylyltransferase: protein MYLLIPAAGMGRRMGSDRNKLLLTLLEKPLLAWTLLAAEASRHIQWIGIVGQPEDWPDFKEIIASVSLTKPVELIQGGSTRQESVYNGLQALPPEADRVLIHDGARCLATPELLDRCAEALLECSGLIAAIPVKDTIKVVEPQTHWINSTPERQFLWAAQTPQGFDVAQLKQCHETGRSQGWEVTDDAALFEKCNLPVRIVPGEETNLKVTTPVDLAIAEFILRQRLSSSIPT, encoded by the coding sequence GTGTACTTATTAATTCCAGCCGCCGGAATGGGTCGTCGCATGGGTAGCGATCGCAATAAATTGCTCCTGACCCTCTTAGAAAAACCTTTGCTCGCTTGGACTTTGCTGGCGGCGGAAGCGTCTCGTCACATCCAATGGATCGGCATTGTCGGCCAGCCAGAAGATTGGCCTGACTTCAAAGAAATTATTGCTAGCGTCTCGCTCACCAAGCCTGTAGAGCTGATTCAAGGCGGATCGACTCGCCAGGAATCGGTGTACAACGGCCTGCAAGCATTACCCCCAGAAGCCGATCGCGTCTTAATTCATGATGGTGCCCGCTGTTTAGCGACTCCAGAATTGCTCGATCGCTGTGCTGAAGCATTGTTAGAATGCTCCGGGTTGATTGCTGCCATCCCCGTCAAAGACACAATCAAAGTTGTGGAACCACAAACCCACTGGATCAACAGCACCCCCGAGCGCCAATTTTTGTGGGCTGCTCAGACCCCTCAAGGCTTTGATGTCGCTCAACTGAAGCAATGTCACGAAACAGGGCGATCGCAAGGTTGGGAAGTCACCGATGATGCCGCCTTGTTTGAGAAGTGCAACCTGCCTGTGCGGATTGTGCCCGGAGAAGAAACCAATTTGAAAGTGACTACTCCAGTAGATTTGGCAATCGCAGAGTTTATTCTGCGCCAACGCTTAAGCTCCTCAATTCCCACTTAA
- a CDS encoding chaperonin family protein RbcX: MDIKRIAKDTTKVLVSYLTYQAMRTVLAQLSETNPPLALWLHRFSGQGTIQDGELYLKALLKENQELAFRIMTVREHLAESVTEFLPEMARADIKQANVEHRRQQLERMSQLTTTDAPPQPEPVQDSESNLDNLPG, encoded by the coding sequence ATGGATATCAAAAGAATTGCCAAAGATACAACGAAGGTGCTAGTTAGCTACCTGACTTACCAGGCAATGCGAACAGTCCTAGCTCAATTAAGTGAAACGAATCCGCCATTAGCCCTTTGGTTGCATCGCTTCTCTGGTCAAGGCACCATCCAAGACGGAGAACTATACCTCAAAGCGCTCCTGAAAGAAAATCAGGAACTGGCATTTCGCATCATGACCGTAAGAGAGCATCTAGCGGAGTCAGTAACCGAATTTCTACCCGAAATGGCGCGTGCTGACATTAAGCAGGCCAACGTTGAGCACCGGCGTCAACAGCTGGAGCGAATGAGCCAGCTCACCACGACTGATGCTCCCCCCCAGCCTGAACCTGTCCAAGATTCTGAATCTAATCTGGATAACCTCCCGGGTTAG